A genomic stretch from Ooceraea biroi isolate clonal line C1 chromosome 3, Obir_v5.4, whole genome shotgun sequence includes:
- the LOC105281396 gene encoding angiotensin-converting enzyme 2: protein MLSKWSWLVLNLIVYASALPAKEETKALLELTQLDYEDACYNTASVQWSLIISPSNKTLSTWEAQQHKYAEFKKSQKNLIIEIIQKEKLEPFRYVYDVIEKPGDTLLKDEDWKKFIHFVGVAELQQSAANHVNGSQNRSREDVEHLLSHNGKLEDKQAAWSAWYQQLTPLVTNYTNNLLLVAEAAKENDAENVERYWEMLTGYPDGYDRINSEWSRINNLHKKVLKFVSTNLAKKYGITINQTIPAHLLGSLRGYDWTDISSDALPYSDLIYGIKKNLWKKKYVGQSLYKIASSLSSILLKEVPEAEFWENSEFNRQCPSVLLNLCRYGKMRVSTCSKASMSNFLTAHEDVGKIAFNQMSSENMPILNTANRYSGLEESVSILFGILSANPAWLNHTHLSNDVSNNEQRMIASLMITALHVLPRLAYYYAADLWRINAIEKNITDSSTLISSWWKYRQEYEGVSSIDMDSPTFLDDSDIIRNKPYLPKILGIMVAFQLYEYTLESTEVRYDDIDGKLMKGEIIKMIQRSGEHSWQDDLNKFLEIDDISADALVSYFTPLEEFIEENEDVFEYKSGAAADKELEELEKRILHEINNPTTTPLPTTATYSSTVKASLPKTTSSVKSSNEKPEKSLESKSSVYVSENQSKNPASSLPTEVPHEKSLLTPDLLDEQQNDTPKINTSKAVWAVSAVLIAIVVICIIVIFGRQRCRKTPKNRRYV from the exons ATGCTATCGAAATGGAGTTGGCTCGTCCTTAATCTTATTGTTTATGCGAGCGCTTTACCGgcgaaagaagaaacgaaGGCATTGCTGGAGCTAACGCAGCTGGATTATGAAGATGCGTGCTACAACACCGCCAGTGTTCAATGGTCACTCATCATTTCTCCCTCCAATAAAACATTATCGACATGG GAAGCACAACAGCACAAGTACGCCGAGTTTAAGAAATCGCAGAAAAATCTGATAATCGAAATAATACAGAAAGAAAAACTCGAGCCATTTCGATACGTGTACGACGTAATTGAGAAACCTGGTGACACATTACTGAAAGATGAAGACTGGAAGAAG ttcATACATTTTGTTGGCGTTGCGGAATTGCAACAATCAGCCGCCAATCATGTGAATGGATCGCAGAATCGTTCACGAGAAG ATGTGGAACATTTGCTCTCGCACAATGGGAAACTTGAAGATAAGCAGGCTGCCTGGAGCGCTTGGTATCAACAGTTAACGCCACTAGTaacaaattatacaaataatttactgcTCGTTGCTGAAGCCGCGAAAGAAAATG ATGCCGAAAATGTTGAGAGATATTGGGAAATGCTGACGGGATATCCCGATGGATATGACAGGATAAACAGCGAGTGGAGCCGGATTAATAATCTTCATAAGAAGGTTTTGAAATTTGTCAGCACAAATTTGGCGAAGAAATATGGAATTACCATAAATCAAACAATTCCTGCTCATTTACTTG GTAGCTTACGAGGATACGATTGGACTGATATATCATCAGATGCATTGCCCTACTCAGACTTAATTTATGGTATCAAGAAAAATCTTTGGAAGAAG AAATATGTGGGACAATCTTTATACAAGATCGCGTCTAGTCTGAGTTCGATACTCTTGAAGGAAGTTCCGGAAGCGGAATTCTGGGAGAACAGCGAGTTCAATCGACAATGTCCATCGGTATTGTTGAATTTGTGTCGATATGGCAAAATGAG AGTATCTACGTGTTCCAAAGCTAGTATGAGTAACTTCTTAACAGCCCATGAAGATGTCGGCAAGATTGCGTTTAACCAAATGTCCTCAGAGAACATGCCCATACTTAATACAGCTAATAGGTATTCag GATTAGAGGAAAGTGTCTCGATTCTCTTCGGAATATTGTCCGCGAATCCCGCTTGGCTAAATCACACTCATTTATCAAACGACGTCAGTAATAATGAACAACGTATGATTGCGTCGTTAATGATAACTGCTCTGCACGTGCTTCCGCGATTAGCGTATTATTATGCTGCCGATTTGTGGAGAATAAACGCAATCGAGAAGAATATTACCGATTCGTCGACTTTGATATCGTCCTGGTGGAAGTACAG GCAAGAGTACGAGGGTGTCTCCTCTATCGACATGGACAGTCCAACTTTCTTGGATGACAGTGATATTATCAGAAATAAACCTTATCTTCC CAAAATTCTTGGCATAATGGTCGCTTTCCAATTGTATGAATACACCTTGGAATCGACCGAAGTCAGATATGACGATATCGATGGGAAACTGATGAAAGGCGAAATAAT AAAAATGATTCAACGTAGCGGAGAGCACAGTTGGCAGGATGACTTAAACAAATTCCTAGAGATAGACGATATATCGGCGGACGCGCTTGTTTCGTACTTTACTCCATTGGAAGAATTTATCGAGGAAAACGAGGACGTGTTCGAGTATAAATCTGGCGCGGCGGCAGACAAGGAACTCGAAGAATTGGAGAAACGCATTTTACACGAGATCAATAATCCCACCACGACGCCCCTGCCGACCACTGCGACGTATAGCTCTACAGTGAAAGCGTCTCTGCCGAAGACAACGAGCAGCGTGAAAAGTAGTAACGAGAAGCCAGAAAAATCTTTAGAATCTAAATCGTCTGTGTACGTCTCGGAAAATCAGTCGAAAAATCCTGCCTCGAGCTTGCCGACGGAGGTTCCGCACGAAAAATCGTTACTGACACCTGATCTTTTGGACGAACAACAAAATGACACACCAAAGATTAACACTAGTAAGGCGGTATGGGCCGTAAGCGCAGTTCTGATAGCAATAGtcgttatttgtattattgtaattttcgGGAGACAAAGATGTCGTAAAACGCCAAAAAATAGACGGTATGTTTAG
- the LOC105281391 gene encoding ribonuclease Oy isoform X2, producing MRKHNITLFVLLLSLLCVTHGFNRRRRQRFTSNEFDVLMFTQRWPPTACFVWKENSESRSCSLPKREEWTIHGIWPTKYHTIGPEYCNDLPFNPNMLAPLESELKENWIDIQNGSRPYTFWKHEWDKHGTCAITVQALNSEYNYFLAALNLLDTYNMIDVLAKASILPGQRYMVQDILAGIEKVLGKRSQVMCAKNEKTGESYMVEIRTCFDKTLQLVDCDGIVSFPTNCNRREPITYPRRQWLHHSTFF from the exons ATGCGGAAACATAATATCACGTTGTTCGTACTCTTATTGTCTCTACTGTGCGTGACACACGG CTTTAACAGAAGGAGGAGACAAAGATTCACGTCCAATGAGTTTGATGTCTTGATGTTCACTCAACGATGGCCACCAACAGCTTGTTTCGTATGGAAGGAAAACTCGGAATCACGTAGTTGTTCGTTGCCTAAACGCGAAGAATGGACTATTCACGGAATTTGGCCGACGAAATATCACACGATAGGCCCAGAATATTGTAACGACTTGCCATTTAACCCGAATATGCTGGCACCCTTGGAAAGcgaattaaaagaaaactgGATTGATATCCAAAACGGGTCCAGGCCCTACACATTCTGGAAACACGAATGGGATAAACATGGCACCTGCGCAATTACGGTACAGGCTTTGAACAGTGAATACAACTACTTCCTGGCAGCCCTAAACCTACTCGACACCTACAACATGATAGATGTACTTGCGAAAGCGAGTATTTTGCCAGGTCAGAGGTACATGGTGCAAGATATATTGGCAGGAATTGAAAAAGTGTTGGGTAAACGAAGTCAAGTCATGTGTGCGAAGAACGAG aaAACAGGTGAATCGTACATGGTCGAGATAAGGACTTGTTTCGACAAGACGTTACAATTGGTTGACTGTGATGGCATCGTTAGTTTTCCTACGAACTGCAATAGGCGTGAACCAATAACCTATCCTA GACGTCAGTGGCTACATCATTCTACCTTCTTCTGA
- the LOC105281397 gene encoding histone H2A: protein MSGRGKGGKTKGKAKTRSSRAGLQFPVGRIHRLLRKGNYAERVGAGAPVYLAAVMEYLAAEVLELAGNAARDNKKTRIIPRHLQLAIRNDEELNKLLSGVTIAQGGVLPNIQAVLLPKKTGTGGSGKGDKASQEY, encoded by the exons ATGTCTGGACGCGGCAAAGGAG GCAAAACTAAGGGGAAAGCCAAGACCCGCAGCAGCAGGGCAGGGCTCCAGTTCCCTGTGGGAAGGATTCATCGTCTTCTCAGGAAAGGCAATTACGCGGAACGTGTCGGTGCCGGCGCGCCGGTCTACCTCGCCGCCGTGATGGAATATCTGGCGGCCGAAGTGCTCGAGTTGGCTGGAAATGCCGCCAGGGACAACAAAAAGACTAG GATAATTCCACGCCACTTGCAGTTGGCCATCAGGAATGACGAAGAACTTAACAAATTACTGTCTGGAGTGACCATTGCTCAAGGTGGAGTCCTGCCTAATATTCAAGCGGTGTTGCTGCCGAAGAAAACTGGTACTGGCGGTTCTGGAAAGGGTGACAAAGCGTCACAGGaatattag
- the LOC105281390 gene encoding UBX domain-containing protein 1, with translation MSSGVIDILVDMGFSMSKAEKALEITGNKGVEPAMEWLLAHSDEAEPAPEPSVGESAPTLAADTPMQDNVAGASNQPVSTTDTAKSMKCDVCGKLFKSNLEVEFHATKSGHDRFSESTEEKKPLTEEEKREQLKMLEEKLRQKRKEREEQEKKDAFEREKDRIRSGKEMSEARKKLEELEMRKLLEQRKREKAEEKEARQRVKAQIEADKAARRAKAAEATGQSVDVAPSPLPTTSSSSMMHRKDYTETRLQLRLTNGQTLTQSFGSKEQLSAVRLFIEMNRTDGNGPFQLMTTFPKKVFTDEDYDTPLDVLGLVPSAVVIVQKKVE, from the exons ATGTCGTCGGGCGTCATAGACATCCTGGTGGACATGGGTTTCAGCATGTCGAAGGC CGAGAAGGCTTTGGAGATCACCGGCAACAAAGGCGTGGAGCCGGCGATGGAATG GTTACTGGCCCATTCGGATGAGGCTGAGCCAGCACCCGAACCATCCGTAGGCGAGAGTGCTCCGACACTGGCCGCTGACACACCAATGCAGGATAATGTTGCTGGTGCTAGCAATCAGCCGGTATCCACCACTGACACTGCCAAGTCTATGAAATGCGACGT ATGTGGAAAACTCTTCAAATCTAATTTAGAAGTCGAGTTTCATGCAACAAAGTCTGGACACGATAGATTTTCCGAGAGCACAGAAGAGAAGAAGCCGCTTACCGAAGAGGAGAAGAGGGAACAGCTGAAAATGTTGGAAGAGAAACTAAGGcagaagaggaaagagagagaggagcagGAAAAGAAGGACGCGtttgagagagaaaaggacaGGATACGATCGGGAAAAGAAATGTCGGAGGCCAGGAAAAA ATTGGAGGAGTTAGAAATGAGAAAGCTCTTGGAACAGAGAAAACGCGAGAAGGCAGAGGAGAAAGAAGCACGACAGAGAGTTAAAGCACAAATTGAAGCAGACAAAGCAGCGAGACGAGCTAAAGCTGCCGAAGCTACGGGCCAATCGGTTGATGTTGCTCCAAGCCCGTTGCCCACAACATCCTCTTCATCCATGATGCACAGGAAGGATTACACGGAAACCAGGCTTCAG CTTAGGCTTACCAATGGACAAACCTTGACACAAAGCTTCGGTAGCAAAGAACAATTGTCCGCAGTGagattgtttatcgaaatgaATAGGACAGACGGCAACGGTCCTTTCCAGCTAATGACCACCTTCCCCAAAAAAGTATTCACGGACGAAGATTATGATACACCATTGGATGTGCTGG GTTTGGTACCCTCAGCAGTCGTGATCGTTCAGAAGAAGGTAGAATGA
- the LOC105281392 gene encoding ATP-binding cassette sub-family G member 1, with product MEPILESDVNGIAYKGNAYHEGGKRGVSGNGNEFTQMSYLSKQAAVDIEFNDLTYSVPKSRKESKMVLRGISGQFKSGELTAILGPSGAGKSTLLNILAGYKCTDIGGSITINGQPRDMQQFKKMSCYIMQNDLIQPKLTVLESMTFATELKLGRNKSSSQKRAAIEEILNTLRISEVRDTITDELSGGQKKRLTIALELVHNPPVIFLDEPTTGLDELSSSQCVDLLSGLARFGRTVVCSIHTPSASTFRKFDHVYVVAAGLCVYRGTGNNVIPFLRSIDIECPKHYNPADFLIEVSSGDYGYDLTERLLVCVETKSPIIPISRSKCEFESDKKDLKVFWFDQFKTLMRRMTLQHYRNRNYIYLKISLHVFLGLTIGLLFLNMGNDGSKTLFNFGFCFACLIVFLYIPMLPVLLHFPFEIQLMKREHFNRWYEFSAYYWALTIVSIPTQVVMALTYLLIVYFLTGQPLEWFRCCMFFGTCFICSFIADSIGHNIASIFNTVNSVFAGPAFTCPLMLLAVQGFGETSPLPLLQKVFMYISYIRYGLEALLVSLYGYDRPRMPCPPEKIYCHFNSPREVFNSILGTGSAPNFWVDLSALLIILVICKWILYYLLRQRVQPNKTFQMLNLIGKFIKSYFNG from the exons ATGGAGCCTATTCTGGAAAGTGACGTGAACGGAATTGCCTACAAGGGCAACGCGTATCACGAAGGTGGCAAAAGAGGAGTCTCCGGGAATGGCAACGAGTTTACCCAGATGTCTTATCTGTCCAAACAAGCCGCGGTGGACATCGAATTCAACGATTTGACATACTCAGTGCCAAAATCTCGAAAAG AATCAAAGATGGTTTTAAGAGGAATCAGTGGACAATTCAAATCAGGCGAGCTAACAGCGATTTTGGGTCCTTCCGGTGCCGGAAAATCAACGCTTCTCAACATTCTCGCAGGATATAA aTGTACAGACATAGGCGGTTCTATAACTATTAATGGGCAGCCACGAGATATGCAACAGTTTAAGAAAATGTCATGCTACATTATGCAAAATGATCTTATCCAACCGAAACTTACAGTGTTAGAGTCGATGACATTCGCCACTGAGCTTAAGCTCGGTAGAAACAAATCGTCATCTCAGAAACGCGCCGCA ATAGAGGAGATTTTAAATACTCTTAGAATATCCGAAGTGCGAGATACAATTACGGATGAACTTTCTGGTGGACAAAAAAAGCGACTAACGATTGCACTTGAACTTGTGCATAATCCACCAGTTATTTTCCTTGATGAGCCAACTAC CGGATTGGACGAGTTGTCCTCTAGTCAATGCGTCGATCTTCTTAGCGGATTGGCGCGTTTCGGACGAACCGTTGTATGCTCGATACACACACCTAGCGCGAGTACATTCAGAAAATTTGATCACGTTTACGTCGTAGCTGCCGGATTATGTGTTTACCGAGGAACCGGTAATAACGTGATACCATTTTTACGAAGCATAGACATAGAATGTCCGAAACATTACAATCCTGCAGATTttt TGATAGAAGTTTCATCAGGTGATTATGGTTACGATCTGACTGAACGACTACTTGTTTGCGTGGAAACAAAATCCCCGATTATTCCAATTTCTCGATCAAAATGTGAATTTGAAAGTGATAAAAAGGATCTAAAAGTCTTTTGGTTTGATCAATTTAAAACGCTAATGCGAAGAATGACATTGCAGCATTATCGAAATAGG AATTACATATATCTGAAGATATCGTTACATGTTTTCCTGGGATTGACGATTggtttactttttttaaacatgGGCAATGACGGTTCCAAGACTCTCTTCAATTTCGGCTTTTGCTTCGCATGCCTGATAGTATTTCTCTACATCCCCATGCTACCTGTACTGTTGCATT TTCCTTTTGAGATTCAACTGATGAAACGAGAACACTTTAACAGATGGTACGAATTTAGTGCATATTACTGGGCTCTAACAATAGTTTCCATACCTACACAG GTAGTAATGGCGTTAACATATCTCTTGATAGTCTACTTTCTCACGGGACAACCACTGGAGTGGTTCAGGTGCTGCATGTTCTTCGGTACCTGCTTCATATGTTCCTTCATTGCGGATAGTATAGGCCATAATATCGCCAGCATATTTAATACCGTG AATAGTGTATTCGCTGGACCCGCGTTCACGTGTCCCCTGATGCTACTTGCGGTGCAAGGTTTCGGCGAGACCTCTCCTTTACCACTTTTACAAAAAGTGTTCATGTACATCAGTTATATCCGATACGGACTAGAGGCTCTTTTAGTCTCTTTATACGGATACGACAGACCGAGAATGCCTTGTCCACCTGAGAAGATATACTGTCACTTCAACTCACCTAGAGAAGTCTTTAATAGTATAc TTGGTACAGGAAGCGCTCCCAATTTCTGGGTGGATCTCAGCGCTCTCCTGATCATCCTGGTCATTTGTAAATGGATCTTATACTATTTACTAAGGCAAAGAGTGCAACCAAACAAAACATTCCAGATGCTTAATTTAATCGGAAAATTCATCAAGAGCTACTTCAACGGGTAA
- the LOC105281391 gene encoding ribonuclease Oy isoform X1, with protein sequence MRKHNITLFVLLLSLLCVTHGFNRRRRQRFTSNEFDVLMFTQRWPPTACFVWKENSESRSCSLPKREEWTIHGIWPTKYHTIGPEYCNDLPFNPNMLAPLESELKENWIDIQNGSRPYTFWKHEWDKHGTCAITVQALNSEYNYFLAALNLLDTYNMIDVLAKASILPGQRYMVQDILAGIEKVLGKRSQVMCAKNEKTGESYMVEIRTCFDKTLQLVDCDGIVSFPTNCNRREPITYPSNVPRYYNVIQI encoded by the exons ATGCGGAAACATAATATCACGTTGTTCGTACTCTTATTGTCTCTACTGTGCGTGACACACGG CTTTAACAGAAGGAGGAGACAAAGATTCACGTCCAATGAGTTTGATGTCTTGATGTTCACTCAACGATGGCCACCAACAGCTTGTTTCGTATGGAAGGAAAACTCGGAATCACGTAGTTGTTCGTTGCCTAAACGCGAAGAATGGACTATTCACGGAATTTGGCCGACGAAATATCACACGATAGGCCCAGAATATTGTAACGACTTGCCATTTAACCCGAATATGCTGGCACCCTTGGAAAGcgaattaaaagaaaactgGATTGATATCCAAAACGGGTCCAGGCCCTACACATTCTGGAAACACGAATGGGATAAACATGGCACCTGCGCAATTACGGTACAGGCTTTGAACAGTGAATACAACTACTTCCTGGCAGCCCTAAACCTACTCGACACCTACAACATGATAGATGTACTTGCGAAAGCGAGTATTTTGCCAGGTCAGAGGTACATGGTGCAAGATATATTGGCAGGAATTGAAAAAGTGTTGGGTAAACGAAGTCAAGTCATGTGTGCGAAGAACGAG aaAACAGGTGAATCGTACATGGTCGAGATAAGGACTTGTTTCGACAAGACGTTACAATTGGTTGACTGTGATGGCATCGTTAGTTTTCCTACGAACTGCAATAGGCGTGAACCAATAACCTATCCTAGTAATGTACCAcgttattataatgtaatacagatataa
- the LOC105281391 gene encoding ribonuclease Oy isoform X3, translating into MFTQRWPPTACFVWKENSESRSCSLPKREEWTIHGIWPTKYHTIGPEYCNDLPFNPNMLAPLESELKENWIDIQNGSRPYTFWKHEWDKHGTCAITVQALNSEYNYFLAALNLLDTYNMIDVLAKASILPGQRYMVQDILAGIEKVLGKRSQVMCAKNEKTGESYMVEIRTCFDKTLQLVDCDGIVSFPTNCNRREPITYPSNVPRYYNVIQI; encoded by the exons ATGTTCACTCAACGATGGCCACCAACAGCTTGTTTCGTATGGAAGGAAAACTCGGAATCACGTAGTTGTTCGTTGCCTAAACGCGAAGAATGGACTATTCACGGAATTTGGCCGACGAAATATCACACGATAGGCCCAGAATATTGTAACGACTTGCCATTTAACCCGAATATGCTGGCACCCTTGGAAAGcgaattaaaagaaaactgGATTGATATCCAAAACGGGTCCAGGCCCTACACATTCTGGAAACACGAATGGGATAAACATGGCACCTGCGCAATTACGGTACAGGCTTTGAACAGTGAATACAACTACTTCCTGGCAGCCCTAAACCTACTCGACACCTACAACATGATAGATGTACTTGCGAAAGCGAGTATTTTGCCAGGTCAGAGGTACATGGTGCAAGATATATTGGCAGGAATTGAAAAAGTGTTGGGTAAACGAAGTCAAGTCATGTGTGCGAAGAACGAG aaAACAGGTGAATCGTACATGGTCGAGATAAGGACTTGTTTCGACAAGACGTTACAATTGGTTGACTGTGATGGCATCGTTAGTTTTCCTACGAACTGCAATAGGCGTGAACCAATAACCTATCCTAGTAATGTACCAcgttattataatgtaatacagatataa